The Prionailurus bengalensis isolate Pbe53 chromosome A3, Fcat_Pben_1.1_paternal_pri, whole genome shotgun sequence genome includes a window with the following:
- the LOC122497165 gene encoding interleukin-36 receptor antagonist protein produces MVLSGALCFRMKDAELKVLYLHDNQLLAGRLHAGNIIQGEEISVVPNRSLDAKLSPVILGVQGGSQCLSCGTGQEPTLKLEPVNIMELYLGAKESKSFTFYRRDTGLTSSFESAAYPGWFLCTVPEADQPLRLTQLSEDASWDSPITDFYFQQCD; encoded by the exons ATGGTCCTGAGTGGGGCGCTGTGCTTTCG GATGAAGGATGCAGAATTGAAGGTGCTTTATCTGCATGATAACCAGCTTCTAGCTGGAAGGCTGCATGCAGGGAACATCATCCAAG GCGAGGAGATCAGTGTTGTCCCCAATCGGTCTCTGGATGCCAAGCTCTCTCCAGTCATCCTGGGTGTCCAGGGAGGGAGCCAGTGCCTGTCATGTGGGACGGGGCAGGAACCGACTCTGAAACTAGAG CCAGTAAATATCATGGAGCTCTACCTCGGTGCCAAGGAATCCAAGAGCTTCACTTTCTACCGGCGAGACACAGGGCTCACCTCCAGCTTTGAGTCAGCTGCCTACCCAGGCTGGTTCCTCTGCACTGTGCCGGAAGCAGACCAGCCTCTCAGACTCACCCAACTCTCGGAGGATGCCAGCTGGGACAGCCCCATCACGGACTTCTACTTCCAGCAGTGTGACTAG